In the genome of Toxoplasma gondii ME49 chromosome Ia, whole genome shotgun sequence, the window GACCCCTATCGGAGCTCGTGCAGACGGAAGAATCCCGTATCTCGCACCTCTCTCTCAGGTAGCCTGGTCCGGTGTTCCGCTGGAACCAAGAGGGATTTCTGTCGTGgagtctgtttttctcccctcGGGTGCACAAGTCCTTGGACGACACGGAACGCAcgcagggagaggaggagaacacCTGCCGCAGTTGTTTGCATCTGGCGATCGGCACCTGCCGGATTCTGGAGACGACGGCGCTGCCATGGAACGCGTCGAGAAAGAGTAAGGAAACGATGTAGCTCCACAAACGAGGCTTGCAGACCTGCTTTCTTCGGCTTTCGCGGAACAGAGTTGCTCCGTTGTTTCGACAGGCCACACACCGTCGAAGCAACGTTGCAGGATGCACGAGGAAGGGTGAACGTTCTGATGACGATGCGATACAGCAAAGCAAGAATTTTTCCTTACCATCGGTGTGTGTGCGCGGCTTCTGTAGTGCCCGTCTGAATGTCACCGTTGGGGCTGTCCTTCCATTTTCCGTGCTCGTCGTTTCCGCAGCCTCCccttcccccttctcttttctgtgtcggcctcttcccttcctccggcttcttccttctaTCATTTTCTTCCGGTCTTCCACCGATCGGCGGGGACTGACCGCGCATCCGCTCGGCAAAGATACTGCCCTCCCTGACATCCGGAAAAAAAACTCTTTCCGTTCTGTCTGGTGTGCAAAGGCGCGTCGATGTCTGAGGTTTCACTCTGGTGCTTGCTGTGGGGAGTGAAACGCGTGTGGTTGTGGGGGGTTGTATCTGAACGAGAAGTGGCAGCGACCGCGCGTTTCACGGGCACCTCTGTGGGGGAGTTCcatttcgtctgtctctccgggCGCGAGCTGGGTGGTCGGAACTGCTGCGACCGGACGACAGGCAGGTGGAGTACAGACAGACCGGCGAGTAGATGCGAGAGGCATACGTCAAGGAGAAAACTGAGGGCACCGTGGAAAGAGGGAttcagaggcagaagacgtgAGAACGATGGCCAGaatgaaagagagaaacgtggCAACGTGGCGGCGAAGGGAAGGCTGGGTTGCGGTGGACCCGCTTCTTCAGGAAAAAGTTGTCAGACACCTGCGgccgcgacagaagaagagagaagggagtcTCACAAACGGAGATACGACGAGCCACTTGCCACACGGGTGTGATACCAGCAGGGATTGTGCTTGAATCTGCTTTGTGTCTCCGCAATTTCCGTCAGCGTTACCTTTTTTTCGATTGAAAGCTCGTGTCTGAAACTGCTCTGTCCGCACCCCGCGTTTCGTCAGGggcaggaagcgaagaacgtAGAAACGGTGAGACGGGGAAACAAAGAACGTGCAAATGCTAAAGGGAatgaaggaaaggagacgactGGTGTGTGCGAGTGTTCCCTCACTGTGCCTCGTCTCAGTTCAAGGCGTCGTGACCTGCATGTCTGTTGTCTTTGCATTGCTACAGAGAGGTCCACGAAGAGACGACTACAACACAAGAAAataaggaagaagaacaagaagtaGAGGACGACCAAAAGAAGCAGGCGGAGCGAAGAGCGCGCCTGAAAGCGTGGCAGGTGGTCCTGCATAACGATGAGATTCACGCGTGAGGAAGTGACTCTGAGTGTCCTCGGctgttgcttcttttccccCCAACCCCGTGCCGTTTTCCATCTGCAGCGTGCGGCGCGGCATGGGCGCCTGCTCTCCCTTGTTGGAGTGCctcgtttgtcttctctccacgacACTATGagacttttcttctgcgtctgctgccCCGTGCGTCCTGTGTTTGCGTCCCAGCGCAGCCCCGGTTCTCTGCGATGatctctcttgtttccttctgttctgcgtctgctgcctCCAGCATCCCTCATGTTACAGATTTGCTCGTCGATGCGGTGCCGTCTCTCACTAAGGCAAAGGCGCACTCCATAACCGTCCAAGCACACAAAACAGGTCTCGCCCTCGTTCTCCgaacgtggagagaaaaagcgacagaaatCTATCGGAGTAAGAGGGGCCTGTTGGCCTTCGTGAAGCTTTCACGTGGTTGGCGAGAAGAACGCTGtgtttctgctgctctcggCTTCCTGCATTCATGGCGAATGCAGGGGGAGGACTACGTCCCTGTCTTTTGCCCGCACTGAACTCGGGCAGAGAGTGCGTGTGTTTCGTGTCGTTGCCTACTTCGCGGAACAGAAGTCTTGCTGTGAGTATCCCATTTCCGTGCATTCGCCGTTGGGGCGGGGACCGGGTCCTTCTTGCTTTCTGCCCCTGAAGACGTATCGCATTTCCGGAGGCTCTTCTCGTAGCCTGTTTCTGGCCAGCCACCACGATCCGGTTGTTTGGGAACAACTTTCGTATGTGAGGGCAATATATGTGCTACAATAACTCAGTCGATATGCAGCCGAAACAAGGTAGTTGATGGTGATCCAATGGCTGCGGTAGCCATTTGCAAGCTGTAGACGATGTTGTAGTATAGCTCAGACATGCATGCGAAGCGCGTGCCTATGTGGACCGTCTACACATGAATCCGGACAACACACATTCCTACATTTAAGGTGAAAACTCTAACAGTGGACCTTATGGTGTGAGAGCCTCCTGTCAGCTGCACTTTCGTTGGCGAGGCTCTTACAAAAACCACACCTCTGGGAATTGCCTCCGATCATCTTTGCTTTCCGCGGACAGGGTGCCTCTGGAGTCGGTTGCCAACCGAAGTCTGATTTCGACTCCTCCGTTTTCCACTGTTTTCCCTCTGCCGTCTCTTTTCGCAGAGCTGAAAGCAAACGGACTAACCATCTCGCTGGTCCCCagcaagaggaaagacaaaCAGGAAGACcgggacgaaggcgaaggaatAGGAGGAACTGAAGATGGTGATGATGATCGAGGTGAAAATGAGGATATACCCGACGGAAAAGACAACGGTGACAGTGGTGATCATGTCTGAGGAAGTCAGATAAATAGCCAAAACGCCACCGAAACACAAGCGACAGACtccgagacacagagagtctgcttcgtctcccgaTTCTTGAGTCGTCCGTGTTCCTTACAAAAGACCCGCTCTGAGCTCTTTCCTCGCCAGGTGACGGCGTCCCCAGTTATCGGTTGATTCTCGAGGCAACTTAGGCCTGCCGCGCTCAGCTTCGAACATCTTCTGACCAAAGAGTGCAAGCGTCATTTTCACATTTTCTGCAGAGCGCGGGACACAAggcctctttctgtctttgctGCGTTTTCCAGGTTCCTCGTGGCTCGCTGCCGGTGTTCTCGTGCAACAGGCATGCGCTTTTGGATGCTCTACGATCTGTACTAAGTTTCCTCTCAACTGGATGAACGGTTTTtgatgcacatgcatgcagtttttgATTTCCATGTAAAACAGCTTGTTTAACCTAACGTTTCTTGTATTCCTTTTAGTACAGCATCCGCCTTCGTTGTCAAACTGTTACAGTGTGTCGCGACAAGTACATTTCTCTACGGCGATGTCCCATGGGGGTTCGTGGCCTGTGACCGACGCATTCGTACGCTCTCATCAAAACCGAGCGAACACCTAAACTCGACAGTGCGGACTGCGTGCTGTCTCACGAGAAataacagagaagaacactcACAAGccacgaggaaacagagtcGGCTGCAGCCACGGACGCCGGGGAACGAGGAGCGCACGCTTCTTCACAGGGACCGAAAGATGCGTCGTCGCGATTCAGGGCCGGTTTCTTCCGGAAGGTGAAGAACGATGTCTCTTCAGATATGAGTGAACACGAGAGGTGGAAAGCTCTCCCGGCCACTGCCTATCGCTTTCCGTACCGCCTCTGTTCTTTCACTGGAAGCCTGGTCTTTTCAGAGTCGGGCCCCCCATCCCCTTAGGTGTTCCGCGGGTCGACTACCGCGGCCCAGCCATCTTGAGAACCTTGTGCCAGGTTTTCTTTACCTACACAAGACAACAAGAGGACATGAACTGAAGTCTACGAGTTAGGGGAAAGCAAACAGACAGCTGCAGATAGAAGAGAGGAGATATAGAGACACGATGAGAAGATAACGTGGTAGAGTCgaggtgcagagaaagactgGGAGGGGGGATGCGAGCGGAGACGgtgagggaagaaggacgtGAACGAACACAGGGCGGGAACAAGGTGAACTAACGGAGCGAGGGAGCTAGAGATAAATAGTCCGCGCGAAAAGGCCACCTCTACTTAGTCACACTTGCGTTGTGGCAGGGGAAGCGAAAGGATGCAGACACGCTGATATCTGCGAAGGACCCACTTCTCCGAGATCGATTCGGCCTGAAAAGCCTTTTCCGCCGTCAGCCGTTTCTTGGCCTCTGAAAAGAACAGcagaacacacagagacgactGTGCACTGGAATCACTCCACAGGAAATACAAGTCGCACTAACACAACGGACAGATGGAGCGTAACAGACAGACAAGCGAACAGGGAATCCCACGGACAGGGACGAATGCACATAGTGCATGAGAAGGCTGAACAGGAGATGTATAACAAttaaagacagagacgacaagGGAGGAATGCCAGCAGAGACAACACAAGCAAGAAAATGGGAACGGAGAACGACATAGGATGACGTAGTGATGGGGAGGCAGAGGGCATGCTAGAGAGTGACCCGAGCGAGAACGGAACTTATGAGGAAACTGAGAAGGCAGCGAACGGGAACACAAAagaagacacggagacagacaggtgCAGCGCCACCAGTAAGACAAACGACACTTTGGTAGACAAACAATgcggagaggacgacgaagccACGAATGAGGGGGAAAGGAAATGAGTTGAACCAATGGTGTAGAAGGAAAGAtcagagcgaggaaagagatgcGACCAATGGATACGACTAAAACACGAAAATTGCGACCGCGTCTCGAAGATGCATACGAAACAGGACAGAAAAGCAAAAACGATCGCATACACAAAGCTCTTAAAccaaacaggagagaagagactaAGTCACACTTCAGTGTTACTACCTTACCGATCAAGAAGGCGTTCTGCGCTGCCCATGAGGCCCACAAAATCCGATGCGGACAGAGATGCCACGATGCAACCTTCTGGTTGCTCCGCGATAACAGAAGTCGAGTTGGGGAGCTcttgaaggagacagagataaTTGATGCACGAGCCTGTGAACAGGGCAACAACCAGGAGAACGACTTTTCCCGTCTATGTGCATCTAACGCTTGATCACCTATCAATCGTCTCGTGCTCAGCCAGACATCGCTGTCGATAAATAAATGTGTCTATAGGTATGCTGCCATATCCATCTCGCTGGTTATTCATATCAAACTGCCCCTAACTGCCCGCTTCAACTCCTGTACTTTTGTCTCGGTCAACATGGGCAATTCTCTATACATCGTTTTGTCTGTTGCTGAGGAGACGCCGCCACAGAGGTGAGTGGTTTTCTCCACAGGTGTCCAACGGCATATGGCTTCATCTTCTGCTGTTGCACAAAACCCAATCGTTTGAGAGAGGCCGACACCCGATAACACCAACAAATAAATCAACAAAGGGTCACGGCGACGGTAGCACGTTTCCCATGTGTCCTCTGCACACCTCTGTCTGCCCAGCACTTCATCTGGGCCTTCTCGGTTTTCTTTactttcgctttttttgTGGTGGTTTACCCTCTTCGTAGTATTCGAGAGTCTCTGGTCGGCCGTGCCTCGAAAGACGCCGCACGCCGCGGGCCTTTCCTGCCAAACACAGAGGCCACTCGGCAAAACAGCGCGTTGAGCAAGCAGGAAGTAATGCACCCGATCCGACAACTACGACAACAGAGACCGACACACACGCTGGAGACACGTGGGTGACATCGTTCAGAACAAAGAGCAgttgaagaaagagagactcggGACGAGCGCCTATGAAACACAACACTGCTTTAGCACAGAACACACCGCGGCGAAAAGTCGTACGgaacggaaaaaaaggaagaaacgcctCGACGACCGACACCAAGGAAGAGTCGTTGTGGAAGCGAGGCGGCGCGCACATAAACACCCGTTCTCTCACGACTCTCCCTTTGTTTTAAGATCTGTCCTGTGCCAGACGATCGACGACCTCCGCACCCCGGCCCGGACTCGTGTGAAAGGACAGCCACAAGAAAAATATCGCAAGTGAAGCAGCGGAGCGGCGTTTGGgctttccgcttcttcctgtcctACCTTTCATAACGATCAACATGGTCCGACTAATTTGTTCCTGGTGCAGAATGATCTCGTTGGGAAGGAACTGCTGCCACCGCATCAGGGGAATTAGCTGACTCGCCTCGCGTctgagggaggaagagaagaaagagaagggcagGAATGAAGACGCCCCACAAAAGCTCAAGCGCCACACTCGACGCCGCCGAAAGGGAAAAGCGGCACCAGACAACACCGTCTTTCATACACTTCCACTCTATCGTCTGTTCTTCACCTGGCCTCCCTATCGATTTCGGTGCAACCTGCCTTCCTGTCACGGCCGCTACTTGCCTTCCTAATTGCGAGGGAAATGAACAGCGgtgagagacgagaaacttctttgttttttatTCCACGAATTTCAGACCTACTTTGTCAGGGCTTCCAGGATAGGGCACCGCAACATGTAGGCAAGCAAATCCGAGGCACGTCGGAGGACCGCACCTGCAGAAAAGCCGTAAAACGCAAAAGACGAAACGCCACAGTGTCTCGCCACCTGGTCGTGCTGGATAATTCGAACAATCTGGGccaaagacgagaacgcgCCTGCCTCTCAATAATGCCCAACTGTTTTTCTGCAAGTGGGCATGCAACGTGCCAGCAGCGACTTTGTCTCACTTGCCTTACATGTAGGGACAAGTGTGTAGCTGCGGTAGCGCCCGCTCCGAATGTGGCCAAAAACACACAGACCTGCAGCTGAACCGACGCCTATCTAGAGAGATATATACTGTCTCGATAGGTAAAACCGCACGCGTGCAAATGGAGAGATCCacgagcagcgaagagagctgACGTTGAGGCGGACCATCTCTGCGCAGAGATGGGTATCCAAGTCGCTCTGTTCCGCGCGGAGGCACATATacgacagaaaacagaagattCTGTTCCCGAATGTCTCACCATTTGCGACTGTTTGGAAAGATTGCGCCGTTAACTTGTACAGGGATGAAGGCTTGACGGCTCTGACTCTGTACGCCGTGCATCCTGCCCTGAGGAACGCCCGAGGAAGCACAAACGCGCCAGAAGGGATTTGGAGGACGCTGAAGGCCATTGCAGAGTGCCGATGGTTGCCGAGTTCGGCCTCTTGGGAGTCTGGCGCGCTTCCGACggcactttcttctctttctcctaGGTTTGCCTCTTCCGCGTGATTTTCTGGATCTGGGCCAACTGCGGCCATCTCGAGTTCTCCCCTTTCAACGAAGTAGAGGACATCTACTTTTTCACCTCTGTGGAAAATCGTGCACTCCTCGGTCACATGGGTTATGCTGGAGATGAGCAGTTCGAGAATTTGCCGTTTCTCATCTACGTCGAAGAGCGCAAAGACAGGGCTGTTGAGCACGGCGTTCCGAACATCTACCTGGCCCGTCTCGTGCGAAGTCTGGGTCAGGTTGAAGCGGAAAGTCTCGATCGGCGAGTATTCAGTGACTAGCCCACCCTCTTCGTCGCGCCATGTATCCAAGGCCACTGACCCTAGGATCCCGAAGGAACAGACCTTTTTGTTGCCCCTGCGAGACAGGATGCTAAAGTCAAGACTCCCAGCACGCGGGAGGAGCCCCGCTGtagcctccttctcttctctgcctcccccTTTTCTGCCGAAAAAGGTCGAACCGCGGAAAAGCGCCTTGCCTTCGTCTAGGCTACGTCTGAACGAGAAAGGTGCAGACGCCGAGAAGGGAAACTCtgttcgtctccgtcgcttcgAGTCTTTCCCAGCGCcatcgcttcctcgctcgcggACCTCTGCTTCGCGCTCAGAGGAGGATGGAGAACAACCAACTGGTTCCAAGGCGGCTCTTggcgaaggaaggagaaatgACATCGGGTCATCTTCACCAGGTTCCACCGTCACAGACTCACGAAGTGTCGTCTGATTGGGAGGTGGAGAGGCCTGctggtcttcctctgtctctggagtGTGGACTGCAGTATAGCCATCTCGTTCAAACcccggagaagaggcaggaggcGAACGGGAAGCGGAAGAACGCTCGTCAgtgagaggaacagaaaaaagggatGAGTCGCAGGAAAAGCTCCTAGAGAGGGAAGACCGGAACGGTGGAAACGAGCCTTTCCCCTCGTTGCCGCCGCCAGCTCGAGGTGGAGAGGTCTCCGGTTTTCGATCCTTGTCTTCACCTTTTTCGTCAAGTTCTCCGAAGCGAAGCTTGTCAGCCGGAAAAGGGCGGGGTCGGAGACAACCACCAGCGATCCTTACACTCCCAGCAATGAGATGTTGATTCCCTCCTGCCAGGTCCTCCGGGTCGgccgctttctcttcctcaccaGCATCGACAGTGTGGTGAGCAGACACGGAAGACGACGGGCCGACTTGctctttctgttttgtcTCCCCGTTCTGTTCTCCTACCCTGGACTCAGTagcagaaagggagaaaaataTCGCTTTCGGCGCGTCGCATGAAAGCGCCTCTGGACCCCCACGCGGTCGAGGAAGGCCTCCGCATGGTTCATgctcccttcttccctctcctgcTGTGTTTCCTTGTCCTTGTGCGCCGTCCCCTTCTCCAAACGAACCCAACAACGACAGCGACACGCCGGCAGGCGCGGATGAAACGAAGGAAGATCGTTTCTCGTCAGAaagctgctcttctcccggAAGCCCCCCAGGAACGTTGTCTCCCGCAGTCCTgcgaagagaggagcaggaCGCAACAGGAGGACCACCCGGAATTTCAGACCACGAAGGAAACCCCGTTGTCTGGAGCGAGGAGGCCTGCGGAACAGTCTCCCCTGTTGCCTTTTCTCGATGCGTTGTAACATTCCCGATGTCCTCAGGCACCGAGGATTCACTGTGCCCGCCACCAGAGTCGAGGCCCGCCTCGATAATGGATCCTAGACAGTCAAATTGACGTTCGGAGTCTGTGGAGGTAGTGGGTCGAGGACTGCGCTTGGCCACAGTTTGAGCTGAGGCCGAACGACGAGCAGAGCCCGATACATTCGAATCAGACGGTGCATCATGTGCGTTGCCGCTGTTGGAAAATTGGGCCACGGTGGGGAGACCTGGAATCTGCCTTTCCCCCACCACCAGCGACTCAGAAGTGAGGccttttccttgttcctttgcttcccaagaaggacgagaggcAGCTTCGGCACCAGAAAACGAATTCCCCCGATCCCCACTGTCTCGCTTCGCTCCGCGGTTCTCCCAAGCAGATACGacggacgacgaagaacgtCCAAACAAGCACAAACCGTCGGGACCGACCAGATGAAGAGATGACCcagagggaagggagaagtTGTCCGTGTGTCCGGCTCTAGCGTCACCTTTGATACCACATGTAGGTGCTGGACCATCCGACCCGGGAAACCCCGTCGTTGGGAGCCTCTCCAcactttctcctctgttctgcTTGCCGTGCTCACTTCCTCGGCTCAATCCAATCCCTTCCAACGAAACAAAAGTGCTGCGCCGTTCTGTGGTGCCACCCGCGTTGCCGCCCCTCAAGTCAAGAGGAGGGACATTTCCATTTCCGTCTTTTGCACGTTCCTCGAGGACCCTACTGCCTTCGCGGGCCTCTTGCAAAGCACGTGGAGTGGCTGTGTCTTCAACCTCCCAAGCCCGTCGCTTCCGTGAATCAGAGGACTGTTGATCTCTGTCAGAGGACCTACACTGGCAAAAAAAAAGCTGCAATCCTTCTTCTGGGCTagtgcgagaagaagaagagacgaacggCAGGAAGGTGTGGGACGCTTCGCTTTCAACGCTCGAATTTCCTTCTCTGGCCTGTGCCTCCCCGCTGTCACGGCATTCCGAAGTGGGTCTCGCTTCGGAAGACCCAGAGCCCAcattttctgtctctttctgggtcgtttcctcttcgagAACGTCCATATCAGACTCACTTTTTTGATCCAGGCCGCCTGCTTTCGGCGACCTGCCCCGCGCTGAAGAGGTTTCAGTCCGTTCGAGCCTCCCCAGAGCACTGCACAACGCTGCGTGTTTTTGCCACAAGGGcgacgagggagacaaaACGTTTGCCTTTGACTGCTCTTCTTTACTGGGCGTCCTGCGCTGcacttcgctgtctctgtccgcgtgaagagagagggaagtaTCGCCACTGTGTGGGCCATCGGAAGGATACGCTCCCCGCTCCGCGCCTTCGGGATGGGACATCCCTCCCGATATCGTTTCGTCGTCTTGCGAGAAAGGCTCTTCTTTGCCAACTGTTCTCTGCCCCCAGCCAACACAACCCTCTCGTGGTAACTCattcctctgtcttcggtGCTCGACATCTTGG includes:
- a CDS encoding ATP-dependent Clp protease adaptor protein ClpS protein (encoded by transcript TGME49_295910~Signal peptide predicted by SignalP 2.0 HMM (probability 1.000) with cleavage site probability 0.820 at residue 24) → MGLRSFSVFLLSLFFLSSPLVALCLQPPDSCDGITGPKTSHFTHSRNFTLRCFAPVACASRVVSSYKRKCRQAFVFPTSTRRASPLSFSFIPPVRGRAREDASAPSRACRSAVLPPVLSLGRRLPEGQPPFQRCGFSAAALWFPLIGTTPIGARADGRIPYLAPLSQVAWSGVPLEPRGISVVESVFLPSGAQVLGRHGTHAGRGGEHLPQLFASGDRHLPDSGDDGAAMERVEKEEVHEETTTTQENKEEEQEVEDDQKKQAERRARLKAWQVVLHNDEIHAIPHVTDLLVDAVPSLTKAKAHSITVQAHKTGLALVLRTWREKATEIYRKLKANGLTISLVPSKRKDKQEDRDEGEGIGGTEDGDDDRGENEDIPDGKDNGDSGDHV